The Trueperaceae bacterium genomic interval AGCCGGAGCGCAAGGGCGTGCCGGCCGAGGCGTTCATCGCCCACCTCCAGGACGCGCACAGGCGCCGCCTGCTGCAGGTCGAGCCGATAGCGGTCTGAGGTCCCGCGGCCGCGGGGCGGTCCGCGACGCGCCGGGACCTGCTGGGCGCCACGTGCCCCGGGCCCCCGAGCCCGGCGCCGACGCGGCGCTCAGGCCCGCGCGGCCAGGATCGTGACCCTCTCCATCACGTCGGGTTCTGGACCGAACGGTCTAGCCGGGTCGATGCGCTGGATCCTGTCGAGCACGTCCTCGCCCTCGATGACGCGGCCGAAGACGGTGTGCTTGCCGTCGAGCCACGGCGTGGGCACGAACGTGATGAAGAACTGCGAGCCGTTCGTGCCGGGGCCGGCGTTGGCCATGCTGACGACGCCCTTGCCGTCGTGGCGCAGGTGGTCCCTGAACTCGTCGGCGAACTCGTAGCCGGGCCCGCCGGTCCCCGTGCCGGTCGGGTCGCCGGTCTGGGCCATGAAGTCCTCGAGCACGCGGTGGAACCGCACGCCGTCGTAGTAGCCGTTGAGCGCCAGGAACACGAAGCTGTTCACCGTCACGGGCACGTCGTCCTGGAACAGGTCGATGACCAGGCGGCCCTTGCTGGTGTCGATGACCGCTCGGTAGTCGACGCCGGGCTCGAGCACCTGCTCGGCCCCGGGGAAGCGCGTGCGCCTCTCGGGCGAGAGGCGCTCCACGGGCTCGTAGCCGGACGCGCCGGCGCTGCTGTCGGTCATGCCGTCCTCCTCCTGTGGGCGCGGCGGGTCACTCCGTCGCGGGCTTCGCGCCCACGACGACCTCCTCGATCATGTCGGGCTGCGGGTAGAACCCGTACGCCGGACGCTCGCCCACCGCACCGAGGACCCCGCGGTAGCCGGCTATCGAGAACGACTGGCCGGCCACGGGCTCGGTGCCGAGAGCCTCCTCGACCGCGTCGCCGACGGTCTGGCCCGCGTCGCCGGGTAGCTCGATGCCCTTCTCGGCGAGGCTCTCCAGCGTGTCGTCGGGGTAGGCGATGGCGTCGGGACGCTGCGGGTCGATGCGGGTGATGGCGTCGAGGACCTCGTCGCCCGCGAGGACGTGCCCGAAGATCGTGTGCGCGCCGTCGAGCCAGGGGGTGGCGTCGAACGTGATGAAGAACTGCGAGCCGTTGGTGCCAGGCCCCGCGTTCGCCATCGCGAGCACCCCGCGTCCGTCGAAGGTCAGGTCGTCGACGATCTCGTCCTCGAACGTGTAGCCGGGCCCGCCCATGCCGGTGCCCGACGGGTCGCCGGTCTGCGCCATGAAGCCGTCGATCACGCGGTGGAAGGGCACGCCCTCGTAGTAGCGGTTGAGGGCGAGGAAGACGAAGTTGTTCACCGTCACCGGCGTCCGGTCCTCGTAGAGGTCGACGAGGATGTCGCCCTTCGTCGTGCGGATCAGCGCCACGTAGTCGAGGCCGTCCTCGAGCGCGTCGCCGGCCGCCTCGAAGACGCGGCGCGGCTCCTCGCTGACGAAGCCGACCTGCTCGAAGCCCTCCGGCAGCGCGACGCCCGCCTGCTCCTCCTCGGCGGGCGGGGCCGCGGCGGCGTCCTCGCCCAGGGGCGCGCCCTGCTGAGCGGCCACCTGCGCGGCGACGAGGTCGGCCCTGGCCTGGGCGGAGCGGTTGCGGGCCACCCAGAAGCCGCTGACCACGATCAGCGCGGTGGTCAGCAGCAGGGCGATCACCCGCACGCCGGCCGCCCCCGCCTCGTGAGGTGCCCGCCGGCGCGCGCGCCGGCGGCGTGAAGCTGCTCTAGGTCTCTCGGCATCGGCCAAGTGTACTCGCCACCGGCCACGCGAGCCCCGGCGCCGCGACACCGGGACACGCCGCGGGCACGCTCGGGCCGGCGGACCCTCCCCGCCGCGTAAGAGCGCCGTAAGAATGGGGCGAGAGCGCCGTAAGTCCCGCGAAGTTAGGTTCGCCACATGCGCTTCAACGACCTACTGAAGCAGGCGGTGGACGCCGGCGCGTCCGACGTGCACCTGCACGTGCCGCTGCCCGTGATGATGCGTGTCAGCGGCCGCCTCAAGCCCATGAACGACGTGGGGCTGACGCCACGGGCGACCGAGGCATTGCTCGACCTGATGTGCAACGAGCAGCAGCGCGCCCAGTTCGACGCGAAGCAGCAGGTCGACCTGGCCTACAGCGTCCCCGGCCTCGGCCGCTTCCGCGTGAACCTGTTCAGGCAGCGCGGCTCCGTGAGCGCGGTGCTGCGCATCATCAACTCGGACGAGAAGGCCCTCCAGGTCGTCAACCTCCCGCAGGACACCATCGACTACTTCAAGAACCAGGAGAAGGGCCTCGTCCTCGTGACCGGCCCGACCGGCTCGGGCAAGTCGACCACCCTCGCCCGCATCCTCGACGAGATCAACTCGACCCACGCGAAGATGATCGTGACGGTCGAGGACCCGATCGAGTACCTGCACCGCGCCAAGCGCTCGATCGTAGTGCAGCGCGAGCTGGGCATGGACGCGCCGTCGTTCTCGGAGTCGCTCGTCGCCGCGATGCGCCAGGACCCCGACGTGATCATGATCGGCGAGATCCGCGACCACGCCACTGCGGCCGCGGCGCTGTCGGCGGCCCAGACCGGGCACCTCGTCTTCAGCACGCTCCACACGCAGGACTCGGTGCGGACCATCAACAGGATGATCGAGCTGTTCCCGCCGCACGAGCGCGAGACGGCCCGGATCCTGTTCGCCGAGTCCCTAGTCGGCATCGTCTCGCAGCGCCTGCTGCCGCGCGTGGGCGGCGGGCGCGTGGCGGCCACCGAGATCCTCAAGGGCACGCTGCGCGTCAAGGACCTCATACGCGACGAGGAGCGCACGCCCGAGCTCTACGACGTGCTCAAGGAGGCGCGCCTCGACGGCATGCAGTCCTTCGACGACCACCTCGCCGAGCTCTACGCCCAGGGCATCATCGACTACGAGACCGGCTACACCGCCGCGACGAGCAGCCAGGCCTTCAAGATGGCCGCCACCCAGGTGGAGGTCATGCGGCAGACGCAGACCGAGGCGACGCGGCAGACGCAGGCCGAGGGAGCGCGCCACACCCAGGCGTCGTGACCCTCGCCCGGCCGGCGAGCGCCAAGCGGTACGCCGGCCCCCGCCCCCAGGGCGGCAGCGACAGATAGGCCCCTAGCGCCTACCGGGGGGTGACGCGCTTCAGAAGGGCACCTCGACCGGCGCCTCCCTGGCGGAGCGCCGGTCGAGGCCGTTCCTGGGCCGGTGCGCGATCAGCGCGTGCTTGTCGACGGTGAGCGTGGCCCTGAGCCACGGGCAGGTGGCCCTCAGCTCCTCGAGGCGCGAGGCGTCGACCGACGCGCCGTCGACCTGGTAGAGGTAGCGCCCGTCGTCGGTGGCGACCTCGAGCCGCACCGGCGTGCGTCCGCCGAGCTCGTCGAGCGCCGAGCGCAGCTCGAGCAGCTGGTGCTCGGCGACGCCGCCCAGCTCGAACGACACGACGGCCACCTCCGGCACCGCCGCTCCGGCCTCTCCGCGCTTGTCCCAGCGCACGACGCGCTCGGCAACGAGGCGCGTGGCGTCGCCGTCCTCGGAGACCTCGGCGACGAGCACCACCGGCGCGTCCTCCTCGAGCAGGGGAGCGACCTCGTCGTAGGAGCGGCCGAACGCGAGGACCTCGCGGCTCGCCGTCTCGTCGGCGATCTCGAACCGGGCCATCATCGTGCCCTTGCGCGTGGGGCGCTTCACGACGTTCTGCACGAGCCCCGCCAGCGCGACGCGCACCCGACCCCCGTGCCCCTGCGCCCTGGCGTCGGCGAGGTGGGCGTCGACGTCGGCGACGCTGCAGGTGGCCGCCTCGGCCAGGCCGGGGTAGGAGGCCATGGGGTGGGCCGAGAGGTAGATGCCCAGCGCCTCCTTCTCGTGCCTGAGCATCTCCAGCTCGCTATATTCGCCGGGCGCCTGCAGCGCGGGGGGCAGCATCTCGGCGTCCCCGAACAGCCCGAGCTGGCCGCCCGCCGCCTGCTCGCGCTTGGCCGCGCCCCATTTCACGGCGACGTCGACGTTCGCCAGCAGCGCCGCCCTGGCGCGCAGCGCCGCGCCGCGGTCGATGACCTCCCCGGGGCCGGCACCGAGCGCGACGTGGTCGAAGGCCCCCGCCTTGACGAGGAACTCCACGGCGCGCTTGTTCACCAGCGCCGTGTCGACGCGCGCGCAGAAGTCGAAGAGGTCCTTGAACGGCCCGCCGCGCTGGCGCTCGGCCAGCACGTGGTCCACGGCGGCCTCGCCGACGTTCTTGATGCCGTAGAGGCCGAAGCGCACGACGTCGCCGTCGGGCGTGAAGTCGGCCCGCGAGAGGTTGATGTCGGGCGGCAGGACCTCCACGCCCATGTGCCTGGCGTCGGAGACGTACTGCGCGACCTTGTCGGAGTCGCCGCGCTCGACGGTGAGCAGGGCGGCGGCGAACTCCACGGGGTAGTGCGCCTTGAGGTAGGCCGTCTGGTAGGAGAGCAGCACGTACGCCGCGGCGTGCGACTTGTTGAAGCCGTAGCTGGCGAAGCGCTCGAGCAGGTCGAAGATCCTGTCGGCCTCGGCCCTGTCGATGCCGTTCTTCGCCGCCCCCTCGCGGAACACCGCCCGCTGGCGCTCCATCTCGTCGGCCTTCTTCTTGCCCATCGCCCGGCGCATGATGTCGGCCTGACCGAGCGTGTAGCCCGCGACGGCCTGGACGATCTGCATCACCTGCTCCTGGTAGACGGGGATGCCGTAGGTCTCGTCGAGGATGGGCGCGAGCAGGTGGCGGGACCGCGGGAAGTCGGAGTAGTCCACCTCCTCCAGGCCGTGGTGCCGCCTGATGTAGACGGGGATGTTCTCCATCGGCCCGGGGCGGTAGAGCGAGTTGACGGCGATGAGGTCCTCGATGCGGCGGGGCTTGAGCTTGCGCAGGGTGTCGACCATCCCCGCGCCCTCGAACTGGAACACGCCGGCGGCGTCGCCCTGCGAGAGCATCTCGAAGACCTTGGGGTCGTCCTGCGGGAACGAGTCGGGATCGAGGTCCAGCCCGCGCGACTCCTTGACGATGCGCACCGCCGCCTCGATGAACGACAGCGTGCGCAGGCCGAGGAAGTCCATCTTGATGAACCCCAGCTCCTCGACCGAGCTCATGTCGTACTGCACGACGATCGGCCCGTCGCCGGCCCGGAACACCGGCGCCAGGTCGGTGACGCGGTCCCTGGCGATGACGACGCCGGCGGCGTGCACGGAGGCGTGGCGCGTCAGGCCCTCGAGCGCGCGCGCGACGTCGATGTAGCTCCTGGCGCCCTGCTCGTAGAGCTCGCGCAGCTCGGGCACGTCCCGCAGCGCGTCGTCGATCTTCACGCTGCGGCCCATGACCACCGGGACGAGCTTGCTGACCCTGTCCGACTCGGCGAAGGGCACGTCGAGGACCCTGGCGGCGTCCTTGATGGCCGCGCGCGACGCCATGGTCCCGAACGTGGCGATGTGCGCCACGCGGTCGTCCCCGTACTTCTCGCGCACGTAGTCGATGACCTCGCCGCGTCTGACGTCGGAGAAGTCGATGTCGAAGTCGGGCATGCTGATGCGCTCGGGGTTCAGGAAGCGCTCGAACAGCAGGCCGAACCGCAGCGGGTCGATGTTCGTGATGCCGATGCAGTAGGCGACGATCGAGCCGGCGCCGGAGCCGCGGCCCGGCCCGACGCTGATGCCCTGGCCCTTGGCCCAGTTGATGAAGTCGGCGACGATCAGGTAGTAGTCGGCGAAGCCCATCGAGATGATGACGGCCAGCTCGTACTCGCAGCGCGAGAGCACCGTGTAGGCGTCGGCGTCCTCGCCGGGGCGCGAACCGGCGTCCGGCAGCCTCGCGCGCAGGCCCTCCAGGTGCGTGTAGACGTAGCCGCCGCGCCGCCGCAGCGCCGCGCCGTCCTCGCCGGCGAGCTCCTCGTCGCTCAGCCGGCACAGCTCGCCGGCGCGCGCGAGGGCCAGCAGCACGTCGTCCAGGGGCGCCGTCTCCGGCGTGGTGCCCTGCGGCAACGACGCCAGCGCCGCCCGCGTGCCCTCGTCATCCGCCGCCTCCGCCAGGTAGGCGCGCATCACGTCCTCGGTGAGGGAGGCGTAGCGCTGCATCGCGCCGCGGTAGGTCTGCACGCGGAGCTGGTCGGCCAGGGTCATCCCCTCGGGGACCCGGATCTCCGGCATCTGGTAGACGCGCCTCTTGCCGATGGGCAGCTCGCACGTGACCATGTCGGCGATCGCGTTCGTGTTCGAGATCGCGCCGGGGTACTCGCTCTCGGGAACGGCGGCGGCCATCTCCTCGGGCGTCTTGACGTAGAACTCGTCGCAGGGGAACCGCATGCGGTCCTCGCTGGCGACCATCTCCTTCGTCTGGATCGCCAGCAGCACGTCGTGGGCGCGCGCGTCCTCGCGGCGGACGTAGTGGCCGTCGTTGGTGGCGACCATGCCGACGCCGTAGCGGTCGGCCAGCTCCCTGAGCACCGGGTTCAGGCGCTTCTGCTCCTCGAGGCCGTGGTCCTGGATCTCGACGAAGAAGTTCTCGCCGAAGATGTCGAGGTGCTCCTTGAACAGCCGCTCGCCCTCCTCGGGGCCGATGTCGAGGATCGCCCGCGGGATCTGCGCGCCGAGGCAGCCGGAGAGCGCGATCACGCCCCGCGAGTGCTCGCGCAGCAGCTCCAGGTCGACGCGCGGCTTCATGTAGAAGCCCTCGAGGTAGGAGCGGCTCGAGAGCCGGCAGAGGTTCTGGTAGCCCTCGAAGTCCCTCGCCAGGAGCGTGAGGTGGTAGTAGCCGCCGTCGAGCTTCGCCGAGCCGCGGCGCTTCTCGAACCGCGAGCCAGGCGCCACGTAGGCCTCGATGCCGAGGATGGGCTTAACGCCCTCGGCCACGCAGGCCTTGTAGAACTCCACGGCGCCGTGCATGTTGCCGTGGTCCGTGATGGCGACGGCGGGGTCGTCGGGGGAGACCTCCTTGACCCACCTGACCAGCTCGGATATGCGCGCGGC includes:
- a CDS encoding peptidylprolyl isomerase, with protein sequence MTDSSAGASGYEPVERLSPERRTRFPGAEQVLEPGVDYRAVIDTSKGRLVIDLFQDDVPVTVNSFVFLALNGYYDGVRFHRVLEDFMAQTGDPTGTGTGGPGYEFADEFRDHLRHDGKGVVSMANAGPGTNGSQFFITFVPTPWLDGKHTVFGRVIEGEDVLDRIQRIDPARPFGPEPDVMERVTILAARA
- a CDS encoding peptidylprolyl isomerase; this encodes MRVIALLLTTALIVVSGFWVARNRSAQARADLVAAQVAAQQGAPLGEDAAAAPPAEEEQAGVALPEGFEQVGFVSEEPRRVFEAAGDALEDGLDYVALIRTTKGDILVDLYEDRTPVTVNNFVFLALNRYYEGVPFHRVIDGFMAQTGDPSGTGMGGPGYTFEDEIVDDLTFDGRGVLAMANAGPGTNGSQFFITFDATPWLDGAHTIFGHVLAGDEVLDAITRIDPQRPDAIAYPDDTLESLAEKGIELPGDAGQTVGDAVEEALGTEPVAGQSFSIAGYRGVLGAVGERPAYGFYPQPDMIEEVVVGAKPATE
- a CDS encoding PilT/PilU family type 4a pilus ATPase — its product is MRFNDLLKQAVDAGASDVHLHVPLPVMMRVSGRLKPMNDVGLTPRATEALLDLMCNEQQRAQFDAKQQVDLAYSVPGLGRFRVNLFRQRGSVSAVLRIINSDEKALQVVNLPQDTIDYFKNQEKGLVLVTGPTGSGKSTTLARILDEINSTHAKMIVTVEDPIEYLHRAKRSIVVQRELGMDAPSFSESLVAAMRQDPDVIMIGEIRDHATAAAALSAAQTGHLVFSTLHTQDSVRTINRMIELFPPHERETARILFAESLVGIVSQRLLPRVGGGRVAATEILKGTLRVKDLIRDEERTPELYDVLKEARLDGMQSFDDHLAELYAQGIIDYETGYTAATSSQAFKMAATQVEVMRQTQTEATRQTQAEGARHTQAS
- a CDS encoding DNA polymerase III subunit alpha, yielding MPGQVKRFAHLHQHTAYSLLDGAARISELVRWVKEVSPDDPAVAITDHGNMHGAVEFYKACVAEGVKPILGIEAYVAPGSRFEKRRGSAKLDGGYYHLTLLARDFEGYQNLCRLSSRSYLEGFYMKPRVDLELLREHSRGVIALSGCLGAQIPRAILDIGPEEGERLFKEHLDIFGENFFVEIQDHGLEEQKRLNPVLRELADRYGVGMVATNDGHYVRREDARAHDVLLAIQTKEMVASEDRMRFPCDEFYVKTPEEMAAAVPESEYPGAISNTNAIADMVTCELPIGKRRVYQMPEIRVPEGMTLADQLRVQTYRGAMQRYASLTEDVMRAYLAEAADDEGTRAALASLPQGTTPETAPLDDVLLALARAGELCRLSDEELAGEDGAALRRRGGYVYTHLEGLRARLPDAGSRPGEDADAYTVLSRCEYELAVIISMGFADYYLIVADFINWAKGQGISVGPGRGSGAGSIVAYCIGITNIDPLRFGLLFERFLNPERISMPDFDIDFSDVRRGEVIDYVREKYGDDRVAHIATFGTMASRAAIKDAARVLDVPFAESDRVSKLVPVVMGRSVKIDDALRDVPELRELYEQGARSYIDVARALEGLTRHASVHAAGVVIARDRVTDLAPVFRAGDGPIVVQYDMSSVEELGFIKMDFLGLRTLSFIEAAVRIVKESRGLDLDPDSFPQDDPKVFEMLSQGDAAGVFQFEGAGMVDTLRKLKPRRIEDLIAVNSLYRPGPMENIPVYIRRHHGLEEVDYSDFPRSRHLLAPILDETYGIPVYQEQVMQIVQAVAGYTLGQADIMRRAMGKKKADEMERQRAVFREGAAKNGIDRAEADRIFDLLERFASYGFNKSHAAAYVLLSYQTAYLKAHYPVEFAAALLTVERGDSDKVAQYVSDARHMGVEVLPPDINLSRADFTPDGDVVRFGLYGIKNVGEAAVDHVLAERQRGGPFKDLFDFCARVDTALVNKRAVEFLVKAGAFDHVALGAGPGEVIDRGAALRARAALLANVDVAVKWGAAKREQAAGGQLGLFGDAEMLPPALQAPGEYSELEMLRHEKEALGIYLSAHPMASYPGLAEAATCSVADVDAHLADARAQGHGGRVRVALAGLVQNVVKRPTRKGTMMARFEIADETASREVLAFGRSYDEVAPLLEEDAPVVLVAEVSEDGDATRLVAERVVRWDKRGEAGAAVPEVAVVSFELGGVAEHQLLELRSALDELGGRTPVRLEVATDDGRYLYQVDGASVDASRLEELRATCPWLRATLTVDKHALIAHRPRNGLDRRSAREAPVEVPF